A genomic stretch from Hemicordylus capensis ecotype Gifberg chromosome 1, rHemCap1.1.pri, whole genome shotgun sequence includes:
- the RPL37A gene encoding 60S ribosomal protein L37a: MAKRTKKVGIVGKYGTRYGASLRKMVKKIEISQHAKYTCSFCGKTKMKRKAVGIWHCGSCMKTVAGGAWTYNTTSAVTVKSAIRRLKELKDQ; the protein is encoded by the exons ATG GCCAAGCGCACCAAGAAGGTTGGAATtgtgggtaaatatggtacccgATACGGAGCTTCACTTAGGAAGATGGTGAAGAAGATTGAAATTAGCCAGCATGCTAAGTATACTTGTTCCTTCTGCGGCAAG ACCAAAATGAAGAGAAAAGCAGTGGGTATCTGGCATTGTGGCTCCTGTATGAAAACAGTGGCTGGTGGTGCCTGGACATACAA TACCACTTCTGCAGTGACAGTGAAATCTGCCATCAGAAGACTGAAAGAGTTAAAAGACCAGTAG